A single region of the Lacipirellulaceae bacterium genome encodes:
- the hisS gene encoding histidine--tRNA ligase, translated as MSKQDKAKAQRPKARRPKGFRDAFAQQVIARREMLAKISAVYERFGFQPLETSSVEYVDALGKFLPEKDAPDTGIFAFKDDLDDQWLGLRYDLTAQLARVVAEHRLELPTPFRRYQFGPVWRREIKPGKDRFRQFYQCDFDTVGAGSITADAEVCEVLAAAMRALGINDFLIRVNNRKVLNGLLEVLGIDDPSTCGDVLRSLDKLDDLGLEGLAAQLGEGRKDKSGSFVDGVGLETSAIDQLLAYLNCREQDRSATCDALMKMTEASEVGREGVEELRQIDQLLQAMDLGPEHVMFDPSLVRGLDYYTGPVFEIELPFEVKVKGKTKKFGSVAGGGRYDYLVERFTGQKVPAVGASIGVDRLLAALEHLEEDAQEVPLGPVVITIMEKDRLAEYQRMANELREAGIPAELYHGGSGFKAQIKYADRRRSPVVVIAGGSEFDNGEVTLKNMGLGKKLAEEIDDNKQWRKEQPAQSTVARSELVKSVREILGE; from the coding sequence ATGAGCAAGCAGGACAAGGCTAAGGCACAGCGTCCCAAAGCTCGAAGGCCAAAAGGCTTCCGCGATGCTTTTGCTCAGCAGGTCATCGCACGTCGCGAAATGCTGGCCAAGATCAGTGCGGTCTACGAACGCTTCGGCTTTCAGCCCTTGGAAACCAGCAGCGTCGAATACGTTGATGCTCTCGGCAAGTTTCTGCCGGAAAAAGACGCCCCCGACACAGGAATCTTCGCGTTCAAAGACGATCTTGACGATCAGTGGCTGGGGTTGCGTTACGATCTGACCGCACAACTGGCACGCGTTGTTGCTGAACACCGCTTGGAGCTCCCCACCCCATTCCGCCGTTATCAGTTCGGCCCCGTGTGGCGACGCGAGATCAAACCGGGGAAAGACCGCTTCCGGCAGTTTTACCAGTGCGACTTCGACACGGTCGGTGCGGGAAGCATCACGGCCGACGCCGAGGTTTGTGAGGTGCTGGCCGCCGCCATGCGAGCACTGGGCATTAACGACTTTCTGATCAGAGTGAACAATCGCAAAGTGCTCAACGGATTGTTGGAAGTACTCGGCATCGATGATCCGAGCACCTGCGGCGATGTCCTTCGTTCGTTAGATAAGCTCGACGATCTGGGGCTTGAAGGCTTGGCGGCTCAGCTTGGCGAAGGACGTAAGGACAAGTCAGGCTCGTTTGTTGACGGAGTCGGCTTGGAAACCTCCGCGATTGACCAACTTCTAGCCTATTTGAATTGCCGCGAACAGGACCGATCTGCCACCTGCGACGCCCTGATGAAAATGACCGAAGCGAGCGAAGTCGGTCGCGAAGGAGTCGAGGAGCTCCGACAGATTGACCAACTGTTACAAGCAATGGACCTGGGACCTGAGCATGTGATGTTCGATCCCAGCTTGGTGCGGGGCCTCGACTACTACACGGGGCCGGTCTTCGAGATCGAGCTGCCGTTCGAGGTGAAAGTCAAAGGGAAGACCAAAAAATTCGGTTCGGTGGCCGGGGGAGGGCGGTACGACTATTTGGTTGAGCGATTCACCGGTCAAAAAGTTCCCGCGGTAGGTGCGAGCATCGGCGTTGATCGTTTACTGGCAGCGCTCGAGCATCTCGAAGAAGATGCTCAAGAAGTACCACTTGGGCCTGTTGTGATTACGATCATGGAGAAAGATCGGCTAGCTGAGTACCAGCGTATGGCAAACGAATTACGCGAAGCGGGGATCCCTGCTGAGTTGTACCACGGCGGCAGTGGCTTCAAAGCCCAGATTAAATATGCCGACCGACGGAGGTCACCGGTGGTGGTGATTGCCGGGGGTAGTGAATTCGACAACGGTGAAGTCACGCTGAAGAATATGGGGCTCGGCAAAAAGCTGGCTGAAGAAATCGACGATAATAAACAGTGGCGTAAAGAGCAGCCGGCTCAATCGACAGTCGCGCGAAGCGAGCTAGTCAAAAGCGTGCGAGAGATCCTTGGCGAATGA
- a CDS encoding alpha-L-glutamate ligase-like protein → MSSESSRSWAWPSELRGAGILGINRRNLEFIAENNPRLYYPRVDNKLLTKQICEANDIPIPSTYAVLRSHGEVYKFPEYIEGLSDFVIKPASGAAGRGIVVVAARSGEDFKSPSGKLLTWSELRYHLSTVISGLYSLGGKPDEVIVEQRIISHHALVKVTVGGTPDIRVILYQGVPVMAMVRLPTNESGGRANLHQGAIAAAVDLTSGVTFGGVCKNRKISWHPDTGEPIAGLLIPGWKNLLTAAMKLGDVLEMGYVGIDFVIDANDGPVVLEANARPGLAIQVAHGQGIIKRLEHVSKQDVDRRLEGRWEIIEELAKMH, encoded by the coding sequence GTGAGTAGCGAATCCTCACGCTCCTGGGCGTGGCCAAGCGAACTGCGTGGAGCAGGCATCCTTGGGATCAATCGACGCAACTTGGAGTTCATCGCGGAGAACAACCCGCGCCTGTACTATCCGCGTGTTGATAACAAGCTGCTCACGAAGCAGATTTGCGAGGCGAACGACATTCCGATTCCCTCGACTTATGCGGTGCTTCGCTCGCACGGCGAAGTCTACAAGTTCCCAGAGTACATTGAGGGGCTATCTGATTTCGTCATAAAACCGGCCAGCGGGGCCGCGGGCCGGGGTATCGTTGTCGTTGCAGCTCGTTCAGGAGAGGATTTCAAGTCACCGAGCGGCAAGCTGCTGACTTGGAGTGAATTGCGTTACCACCTCTCAACGGTGATCTCAGGGCTTTATTCCCTGGGGGGCAAGCCAGACGAGGTAATCGTTGAGCAACGCATCATCAGTCATCACGCGTTGGTAAAAGTTACCGTTGGCGGCACGCCGGATATCCGAGTGATTCTTTATCAGGGCGTGCCTGTCATGGCGATGGTCCGACTTCCGACCAACGAATCGGGCGGTCGGGCTAACTTGCACCAGGGAGCCATCGCTGCTGCGGTCGATCTCACTTCCGGCGTGACATTCGGGGGTGTTTGCAAGAACCGCAAAATCTCTTGGCACCCCGACACCGGCGAGCCAATTGCTGGCCTGCTGATTCCCGGCTGGAAGAACCTGCTCACAGCGGCGATGAAACTGGGGGACGTCCTGGAAATGGGTTATGTGGGAATCGATTTTGTGATCGACGCCAACGACGGCCCAGTAGTCCTTGAAGCCAACGCCCGCCCAGGATTGGCCATTCAGGTTGCTCACGGCCAAGGCATTATCAAGCGGCTTGAGCATGTCTCGAAGCAGGATGTCGATCGGCGGCTTGAAGGACGCTGGGAAATTATCGAAGAACTGGCGAAGATGCACTGA
- a CDS encoding 7TM domain-containing protein, producing MAALVLMGIAFMAIRHNSREATTTALQDSLWELSYDINYEAGKDATVQISLPSPTNYATISSSPEFQHPGRKDDIRMFTSGTRKFIMETRKPGPVRVTAEFLIRLSPEGSGNNLDDLVNLSPDARSEYLRLEDSQLRTKLKQLAERITNGADTDEERLQELFDYCSYDIGRSNEASESDSVQNIVDGSRASSLGRSRTMVALCRASELPSRLTTGFELRQQDEIKPHVWVEVFRDNRWVPFDPEYGYARHMPVNFVPARRGGESIVEQSDTSMVTNINSTFSMRRMAPSKEVLSSGVPHFAQALDLTRLPVSMHNTLSLLLLLPLGALITALFRNVIGIQTYGTFAPALLAMSFIYAELVTGLVVFGVIIAVGLAGRALVERLHLLMVPRLSIILTLIIMCVLFGVSMLNQLGLTPTGKAILLPLVVLTIMIERFYVSAEEDGPRFALQLVIGTIVVSVFCYLLLSWNEVGRLILIYPEIHLLTIAAFIWIGRYTGYRMTELWRFRDLARQEAEKPAAAVAVAADPVAKELSDQGNAGEGTQEEKS from the coding sequence GTGGCAGCACTTGTGCTCATGGGAATTGCCTTTATGGCAATTCGTCACAACTCTCGTGAAGCGACGACGACAGCTCTTCAGGACAGTCTCTGGGAGCTCAGTTACGACATCAACTACGAAGCTGGCAAAGATGCGACCGTTCAGATTTCACTCCCTTCTCCGACAAATTACGCCACGATCTCTTCTTCTCCAGAGTTTCAGCATCCTGGTCGCAAAGACGACATTCGCATGTTCACCAGTGGGACGCGAAAGTTCATTATGGAAACTCGCAAGCCGGGCCCAGTGCGGGTCACCGCTGAGTTTCTCATCCGTTTGAGCCCGGAAGGTTCAGGCAATAATCTCGATGACCTAGTCAACCTGAGTCCCGATGCCCGCAGTGAGTATCTGCGGCTGGAGGATAGTCAGCTTCGTACAAAACTGAAGCAACTTGCCGAACGAATCACCAATGGAGCCGACACGGACGAAGAGCGATTGCAGGAATTGTTCGACTACTGCTCGTATGACATCGGACGGTCCAACGAAGCCTCAGAAAGTGACTCAGTTCAAAACATCGTCGATGGGAGTCGGGCTTCTTCGTTAGGCCGCTCGCGTACGATGGTTGCCCTATGCCGTGCTTCGGAGTTGCCGTCTCGTTTGACAACGGGCTTTGAACTGCGACAACAGGACGAGATTAAGCCACATGTATGGGTCGAGGTCTTCCGCGATAACCGTTGGGTGCCTTTTGACCCCGAATACGGTTACGCCCGTCACATGCCAGTGAATTTTGTTCCCGCAAGACGTGGTGGCGAATCGATTGTTGAGCAATCAGATACCTCAATGGTGACCAACATCAACTCCACGTTTTCGATGCGACGGATGGCACCTTCGAAAGAAGTGCTCTCCTCGGGCGTGCCGCATTTTGCGCAAGCACTCGATCTCACGCGTTTACCTGTGAGCATGCACAACACGCTCTCATTGTTACTGCTGCTTCCGTTGGGGGCTTTGATTACCGCGTTGTTCCGCAATGTCATTGGTATCCAAACCTACGGTACTTTCGCTCCGGCACTGCTCGCGATGAGCTTTATCTATGCCGAACTGGTGACCGGTTTGGTGGTGTTTGGCGTAATCATTGCTGTCGGCCTAGCAGGGCGAGCGTTAGTCGAGAGGCTTCATCTGCTGATGGTGCCGCGGCTGAGTATCATCCTCACACTGATTATCATGTGTGTGTTGTTTGGCGTTTCCATGCTCAATCAATTGGGCCTTACTCCGACCGGCAAAGCGATTCTTTTGCCGCTAGTCGTACTCACCATCATGATCGAACGTTTTTACGTTTCCGCTGAGGAAGACGGTCCTCGCTTCGCTCTGCAGTTAGTCATCGGTACGATCGTCGTCTCCGTTTTTTGCTACTTGTTGCTGAGTTGGAACGAAGTCGGCCGGCTTATTCTGATCTACCCTGAAATTCACCTACTGACGATCGCCGCCTTCATTTGGATCGGTCGCTATACCGGCTATCGCATGACCGAACTTTGGCGATTCCGTGATTTGGCTCGCCAGGAAGCCGAGAAGCCGGCAGCTGCGGTTGCCGTGGCAGCAGACCCTGTTGCCAAGGAACTTAGCGATCAAGGAAACGCCGGCGAAGGCACGCAGGAGGAGAAGTCGTGA
- a CDS encoding RimK/LysX family protein translates to MAEYMRTPARRGLAALLCALAAVVTVSQLGISTAKETKKTESKAESKKNAKEKHVIGATAQLREPETGYDFKCRVDTGAKTTSLHVEEWKIIDEVKDEDIKKEMAANIGKMLRFRVKNKQGEEKWIERKIANYAIYKTSEKMERRYKVKMKLKWKDFEKEVLVNLNDRSHLEFPLLLGRNYLRGDFVVDVDMDVSQRD, encoded by the coding sequence ATGGCAGAATACATGCGAACCCCAGCAAGACGTGGTCTGGCTGCCTTGCTGTGTGCACTTGCTGCGGTAGTTACCGTCTCGCAACTTGGCATCAGCACAGCCAAAGAGACGAAGAAAACAGAGAGCAAAGCAGAGTCGAAAAAGAACGCCAAAGAAAAGCACGTTATCGGTGCCACGGCTCAGCTGCGGGAACCCGAGACCGGCTACGACTTCAAATGCCGCGTCGACACTGGTGCGAAAACTACGTCGTTGCATGTCGAGGAGTGGAAGATCATCGATGAAGTGAAAGACGAGGACATCAAGAAAGAGATGGCAGCCAATATCGGCAAGATGCTTCGCTTCCGCGTCAAGAATAAGCAGGGCGAGGAAAAGTGGATCGAACGCAAGATCGCCAACTACGCTATTTACAAAACGTCCGAGAAGATGGAACGCCGCTACAAAGTGAAGATGAAACTCAAGTGGAAAGACTTCGAAAAGGAAGTACTGGTCAACTTGAACGACCGGTCGCACCTGGAGTTTCCTTTGCTGCTGGGACGGAATTACCTGCGTGGCGATTTCGTTGTTGATGTCGATATGGACGTGAGCCAGCGGGACTAG
- the eda gene encoding bifunctional 4-hydroxy-2-oxoglutarate aldolase/2-dehydro-3-deoxy-phosphogluconate aldolase codes for MSNAVFTQVKEAGVLAVLMIDRVEDAVPLAETLLAGGIRAMELTLRTDAALPALEAIRKATPDMIVGVGTVLTEEQVKEASDRGAAFLVSPGMNPKTLAAAAKVGVPFAPGIATPTDIEAALEFDCKTLKFFPAELLGGLPYLRSIAAPYAHLGLEYVPLGGVKQSNLAEYLAEPLISAVGGSWLAPKDLVKAGEWKQIEGIAATAAETVRGG; via the coding sequence ATGAGCAACGCAGTATTCACCCAAGTCAAAGAAGCCGGTGTTCTTGCCGTCTTGATGATCGACCGCGTCGAGGATGCGGTGCCGCTCGCCGAAACGCTCCTCGCCGGAGGTATCCGCGCGATGGAGCTCACGCTCCGTACCGATGCGGCGTTGCCGGCGCTGGAAGCGATTCGCAAGGCAACGCCAGACATGATCGTCGGCGTCGGGACAGTGCTCACTGAGGAGCAAGTAAAGGAAGCAAGCGATCGCGGTGCGGCCTTCCTCGTTTCCCCCGGCATGAATCCCAAGACACTCGCAGCTGCAGCGAAAGTCGGCGTTCCCTTCGCTCCCGGCATCGCCACGCCGACGGATATCGAAGCAGCCCTGGAGTTCGATTGCAAGACGCTCAAGTTCTTCCCCGCGGAGTTGCTCGGCGGTTTGCCTTACCTGCGTTCGATTGCTGCTCCTTATGCACACCTAGGTCTTGAATACGTCCCCTTAGGCGGCGTGAAGCAATCGAACCTCGCCGAGTATCTCGCTGAGCCGTTGATCTCTGCCGTGGGTGGTTCTTGGCTCGCGCCGAAGGATCTCGTAAAGGCTGGAGAGTGGAAGCAGATTGAAGGAATTGCCGCGACCGCGGCGGAGACGGTGCGTGGGGGGTGA
- a CDS encoding DUF3124 domain-containing protein: MAKSISTDEIDKFFRQLRLALVGLLVFVFLPLGFYAVYMDRRLDSFEESLRYQPPEETSEPVFDERIDYPITHPVQGQIVYVPAYSHIYHDDGAPYLLTITLSIRNTSLVEEIVVKSVRYFNTQGQEVKSYLKKPLRLPALATAEFLVERNDASGGSGANFLVEWFAKENVTEPIIEAVMIDAKGKQGVSFARVGKPVSEFVAENGEGGANNGRSAKNDQSESTE; encoded by the coding sequence ATGGCAAAGTCTATTTCTACCGACGAGATTGATAAGTTCTTTCGGCAGCTTCGTCTTGCCCTCGTTGGTCTTCTTGTATTTGTATTTCTCCCGCTAGGCTTCTACGCGGTCTACATGGATCGACGACTAGATTCTTTTGAAGAATCTCTCCGATATCAGCCGCCGGAAGAAACTAGCGAGCCTGTCTTCGATGAGCGGATCGATTACCCAATCACTCATCCCGTGCAAGGTCAGATCGTTTATGTTCCGGCCTATTCTCACATCTATCACGATGATGGAGCTCCATACCTGCTGACGATAACTCTGAGCATTCGAAATACGAGCCTTGTTGAAGAGATCGTCGTTAAGTCGGTCCGTTACTTTAATACCCAGGGTCAAGAAGTGAAATCTTACCTAAAGAAACCACTTCGATTACCCGCACTTGCGACAGCAGAATTTCTGGTCGAGCGCAACGACGCATCAGGTGGAAGTGGGGCAAACTTCCTCGTCGAGTGGTTTGCCAAAGAAAACGTCACTGAGCCAATTATCGAAGCGGTTATGATCGACGCAAAAGGAAAACAAGGGGTTTCCTTTGCACGCGTCGGCAAGCCCGTCAGCGAGTTTGTCGCTGAAAATGGAGAAGGTGGAGCGAACAATGGTCGCTCGGCAAAGAATGATCAATCGGAGTCGACCGAATAG
- the pyrF gene encoding orotidine-5'-phosphate decarboxylase — MDELAAAVQRCKNPVVVGLDPRWEQLPAEFTNAKLGETEERAAAYLKFCQGVIDVVAPLVPAVKPQVAFFEELGPIGMNVLADVIRYAQLCGLLVILDGKRNDIGSTAEAYARGLLGRDESPWGADSLTVSPFLGEDSLTPFVNVATQRSAGLFVLVKTSNPGGGLLQDLVADELCVYRHVAELVDRLSAETVGECGYGIVGAVAGATYPEQLAELRQAMPHTWFLVPGFGSQGGAAADVAGGFDDRGLGAVVNSSRGIIFAHNRQEYRDRFEDAQWQRAVEQATIDMIGQLRDGTRVGKL, encoded by the coding sequence ATGGATGAACTGGCTGCCGCGGTGCAGCGTTGCAAGAATCCAGTCGTTGTGGGGCTCGATCCGCGCTGGGAACAACTGCCAGCCGAATTCACTAATGCGAAGTTGGGTGAGACGGAGGAACGGGCGGCTGCTTACTTGAAGTTTTGCCAAGGTGTGATCGACGTCGTCGCCCCGTTGGTGCCCGCCGTGAAACCCCAGGTGGCCTTCTTTGAAGAACTCGGCCCAATAGGGATGAACGTGCTGGCGGATGTGATTCGCTACGCCCAGCTTTGTGGATTACTGGTGATTCTTGACGGCAAGCGAAACGACATTGGCTCGACAGCCGAAGCTTATGCACGCGGACTACTAGGCCGCGACGAGAGCCCTTGGGGGGCTGATTCGCTGACAGTCAGTCCGTTTCTTGGTGAGGATAGCCTCACGCCGTTTGTGAACGTGGCGACGCAACGCTCGGCCGGGTTGTTCGTGCTGGTGAAAACCTCCAATCCTGGCGGCGGTTTGTTACAAGATTTGGTCGCCGACGAGCTGTGCGTCTACCGTCACGTAGCCGAGTTGGTCGATCGCCTCTCGGCGGAAACCGTCGGCGAGTGCGGCTACGGCATCGTCGGTGCCGTAGCCGGGGCGACTTACCCTGAGCAACTAGCCGAGCTCCGCCAAGCAATGCCCCACACGTGGTTCTTGGTGCCTGGTTTCGGCAGCCAAGGCGGAGCGGCCGCCGACGTAGCAGGCGGTTTCGACGATCGTGGACTAGGAGCCGTAGTGAATAGCTCCCGCGGGATTATCTTCGCTCACAATCGGCAAGAGTACCGAGACCGGTTTGAAGACGCCCAATGGCAACGGGCGGTTGAGCAAGCGACGATCGATATGATCGGGCAATTGCGGGATGGGACGAGGGTTGGGAAGCTGTGA
- a CDS encoding DUF1501 domain-containing protein: MSSLRFTPTLNRRGFLSAGALGLGSLSLSLGDYFALRETSAAENVYQTPPQVAKSVIHIFLPGGLSGQESFDPKPYAPIEYRGELKSIPTKIAGERFSELLPKTAQIADKLTVVRSLTHGEAAHERGQHNMMTYYRPSPALQFPSMGSVVSHEQGPRNNLPGYICVPSAPNPYANSGYLSSAYAPFSLGDAPERTGFKVRDLNHPGGVDHARAMRRREALEIVNKQFASQSTADDVRAMSSFYERAFDLIDSPEAREAFNLEAEDGKVRDRYGRNQAGQRMLMARRLVEAGARFVTLSYGGWDHHQQVTANMRRVTPAFDQAYATLISDLEERGLLDETLVLVSSEFGRTPKINQDSGRDHWSKVFSVVLAGGGIRRGEIVGSSGPTASDPEETPISPEDLATTIYHQLGIPAEKELMAPGGRPVEIVNGGKVRRELLA; the protein is encoded by the coding sequence ATGAGTTCGTTACGCTTTACCCCAACTCTAAACCGTCGCGGTTTTCTTTCCGCCGGTGCCTTGGGCCTGGGTAGCTTAAGTCTGTCTCTCGGCGATTATTTTGCCTTACGAGAAACGTCCGCCGCGGAGAATGTCTATCAGACACCACCGCAAGTTGCGAAGAGCGTCATTCATATCTTCCTCCCTGGTGGGTTGTCGGGGCAAGAATCGTTCGACCCGAAGCCTTACGCTCCGATTGAGTACCGTGGTGAACTGAAATCGATTCCCACGAAGATCGCCGGGGAACGCTTTAGCGAACTTCTTCCCAAGACGGCTCAGATTGCAGATAAGTTGACGGTTGTACGCTCGCTGACCCACGGGGAAGCCGCCCACGAGCGTGGCCAACACAACATGATGACCTACTACCGCCCTAGTCCGGCGCTGCAGTTTCCCAGCATGGGCAGCGTTGTGAGTCACGAGCAGGGCCCGCGCAACAACCTTCCTGGTTATATTTGTGTCCCCAGCGCCCCGAACCCGTATGCAAATTCTGGATACCTGAGTTCCGCTTACGCCCCCTTCTCGTTGGGCGATGCGCCTGAGCGTACCGGCTTCAAAGTGCGCGACTTGAACCACCCGGGCGGCGTCGATCACGCCCGGGCGATGCGTCGTCGGGAAGCTCTGGAGATCGTGAACAAGCAGTTCGCCAGTCAGTCCACCGCAGACGATGTTCGCGCGATGAGTAGTTTTTATGAGCGAGCGTTTGACCTCATTGATTCTCCCGAAGCACGCGAAGCGTTCAATCTCGAAGCGGAAGATGGCAAAGTGCGCGACCGTTATGGCCGCAACCAGGCGGGGCAACGAATGCTGATGGCGCGGCGACTCGTTGAAGCCGGAGCCCGCTTTGTGACGCTTTCCTACGGTGGCTGGGATCATCATCAGCAGGTCACCGCGAACATGCGTCGCGTTACTCCCGCTTTCGATCAGGCTTACGCAACACTCATCAGCGATCTCGAAGAACGGGGCCTGCTGGACGAAACGCTCGTGCTCGTTTCCAGTGAGTTCGGCCGCACCCCTAAGATCAACCAAGATAGTGGGCGTGATCACTGGTCGAAGGTGTTCAGCGTAGTGTTAGCCGGCGGCGGCATTCGCCGCGGAGAGATCGTCGGCTCCTCAGGTCCCACGGCCAGCGACCCCGAAGAGACGCCGATTTCTCCCGAGGACCTAGCAACCACCATCTACCATCAACTCGGCATCCCCGCGGAAAAGGAACTCATGGCCCCAGGCGGACGGCCCGTCGAGATCGTCAACGGCGGAAAGGTGCGACGTGAGCTTCTTGCGTAG
- a CDS encoding PPC domain-containing protein — protein MLFCISQSSSYAGDPRLQRLLPQGGRVGEEIEVQVYCARGGNESIDLLFSRPGIELLELKQLKGNHYRAMLKIASDCPPGLHPVRFVSALGLSDLRTFHVGTLPSVQEIEPNNASEQAQKIEKNVTVFGTVKREDIDQFRIQLEKDEQLSIEVEGLRLGRTFFDPHLTVINDKGEEIAQCDDAPLTRQDPYVSFQAPASGEYTISVREAAYRGDDLCTYRMHVGDFPRPANVFPPGGKPGEQLEVVWLGDQFANDSRIGKQKIQLPATGTMPPNNGTASIFPALELGEGDAKESKIAPSGVPVRIVDLERTIELEPNDSRKQANTCTAPGAVAGIIEKENDHDLFSFHAKKGQVFEVTSFARTLRSPLDPVVRILTAEGKRIAGNDDYQGKPDSYMRFTAPADGNYLLEVRDHLFRGGNNFIYWVEIIPPQPAVEVKVEEFRRYFATTVDVPQGGVTAAMMGVTEKNRNASLKFLLDNLPPGVEAEIPELPKSFRRLPILFRAKPDAKLSASLATFKLSDDPAPKNSIQPLFWQQTWSVRGLNNRPVWSVFEDRLPVSVTKPVPFKLSLIAPKSPIVHNGAKDIKVVAVRDEGFEEAIKVRLLYNPHGVYSNRSRSIPKGKNEAIIPITSNGGGMIQQWPIAVLAETNIGGRVVSASEFVPLRVAKAYLSLAFPTVAVQQGEAVDYVMGVEVSTPFEGEATATLQGLPHGVTTNPIKFTKDAKQLKFPLQTTPQARLGRHRQISCRVVITENGEPVTHNLSRGELRIDPVPKPAKQREQTQAQVSEQSKEGAS, from the coding sequence GTGCTTTTCTGCATCAGCCAAAGCTCTTCTTACGCGGGAGACCCCCGCCTCCAGCGCCTGCTCCCCCAAGGAGGACGCGTCGGCGAGGAAATCGAAGTTCAGGTCTACTGCGCACGAGGGGGCAATGAGTCAATTGACCTGTTGTTCTCCCGACCTGGGATCGAGCTGCTGGAGCTAAAACAACTCAAGGGCAATCACTATCGGGCAATGCTAAAAATCGCTAGCGACTGCCCGCCCGGGCTACATCCTGTGAGATTTGTTTCAGCTCTCGGCCTGAGCGATCTCCGAACGTTCCATGTCGGCACGCTCCCAAGCGTACAAGAGATCGAACCGAACAATGCTTCAGAACAAGCTCAGAAGATTGAAAAGAATGTTACCGTCTTCGGAACGGTTAAGCGAGAAGACATCGATCAGTTCCGCATTCAACTCGAAAAGGATGAACAACTTTCAATTGAAGTCGAAGGGCTTCGACTGGGGCGGACCTTTTTCGATCCCCATCTCACGGTCATCAATGACAAGGGCGAAGAGATTGCCCAGTGCGACGATGCTCCGCTGACGAGGCAGGACCCCTATGTATCGTTTCAAGCCCCTGCCTCTGGTGAATACACAATCTCGGTTCGCGAAGCTGCCTACCGTGGCGACGATCTTTGTACTTACCGCATGCACGTTGGTGATTTCCCTCGTCCGGCAAACGTCTTCCCGCCAGGGGGCAAGCCGGGTGAGCAGCTAGAGGTCGTTTGGCTGGGCGACCAATTCGCCAACGATTCGCGAATCGGCAAGCAAAAAATTCAGCTACCCGCCACTGGGACGATGCCACCCAATAACGGCACCGCCTCGATATTCCCAGCACTTGAGCTCGGGGAAGGTGACGCGAAGGAGTCGAAGATCGCTCCTTCGGGCGTTCCTGTAAGGATCGTTGATCTTGAGAGAACGATCGAGTTAGAACCTAACGACAGTCGCAAACAAGCAAACACTTGCACTGCTCCTGGTGCGGTGGCTGGCATCATTGAGAAAGAAAACGATCACGATCTGTTCTCTTTTCACGCCAAAAAGGGACAAGTTTTCGAGGTCACTTCTTTTGCACGCACGCTCCGATCTCCGCTCGACCCGGTGGTGAGGATTCTCACTGCGGAAGGCAAACGCATTGCCGGGAACGACGACTACCAAGGCAAGCCTGACAGTTACATGCGATTCACGGCACCTGCCGATGGCAATTATCTCCTCGAGGTCCGCGATCATCTGTTCCGTGGCGGCAATAATTTTATCTACTGGGTTGAGATCATCCCGCCTCAGCCCGCGGTGGAAGTAAAAGTCGAAGAGTTCCGTCGTTACTTCGCAACAACAGTCGACGTGCCCCAAGGGGGCGTGACTGCGGCGATGATGGGCGTCACTGAGAAAAACCGCAACGCCTCGCTCAAGTTCCTGCTAGATAATCTCCCCCCTGGGGTCGAGGCGGAAATCCCTGAACTACCGAAGAGCTTCCGCCGGCTGCCGATCCTCTTTCGGGCGAAGCCGGATGCGAAGCTTTCAGCCAGTCTAGCCACGTTCAAACTCTCAGATGATCCTGCCCCGAAGAACAGCATACAGCCTCTGTTCTGGCAACAGACCTGGAGCGTACGCGGCCTGAACAATCGCCCCGTTTGGAGCGTCTTTGAAGATCGGCTGCCAGTAAGCGTGACCAAGCCAGTTCCCTTCAAGCTAAGCCTCATCGCGCCCAAAAGCCCCATCGTGCACAACGGTGCCAAGGACATAAAAGTCGTCGCCGTGCGTGACGAGGGCTTCGAGGAAGCGATCAAGGTACGGCTGCTCTACAACCCGCATGGTGTTTACTCGAATCGTTCGCGTTCGATTCCCAAGGGAAAGAATGAAGCAATTATTCCAATTACCTCCAACGGCGGCGGCATGATTCAGCAGTGGCCAATTGCTGTCCTCGCTGAAACCAACATTGGCGGTCGCGTTGTCAGCGCGTCGGAGTTCGTCCCCCTGCGAGTAGCCAAGGCTTACCTGAGCTTGGCCTTTCCAACCGTTGCAGTACAGCAAGGTGAGGCAGTTGATTACGTCATGGGTGTCGAAGTCTCCACCCCATTCGAAGGGGAAGCAACTGCAACCCTACAAGGACTGCCACATGGGGTCACGACGAACCCCATCAAGTTCACAAAGGATGCAAAGCAACTCAAGTTTCCATTGCAAACGACACCGCAGGCACGCTTGGGGCGGCATCGACAGATCTCTTGCCGCGTCGTGATTACTGAGAATGGCGAGCCGGTTACCCACAATCTGAGTCGCGGCGAGCTGCGGATCGACCCCGTTCCCAAACCGGCGAAGCAGAGAGAACAAACCCAGGCGCAAGTATCAGAGCAAAGTAAGGAGGGGGCATCATGA